The following proteins are encoded in a genomic region of Mycolicibacterium rutilum:
- a CDS encoding ABC transporter ATP-binding protein gives MTAVDQSSGHDGATRPKGSPVIEIDHVTKRFGDYVAVADADFSIASGEFFSMLGPSGCGKTTTLRMIAGFESPTDGAIRLEGADVSRVPPHKRNVNTVFQHYALFPHMSVWDNVAYGPRSKKLDKTEVKKRVDELLEIVRLTDFAERRPGQLSGGQQQRVALARALVNYPSALLLDEPLGALDLKLRHAMQFELKRIQREVGITFIYVTHDQEEALTMSDRIAVMNAGNVDQIGTPTEIYDRPSTVFVASFIGQANLWSGTQTGRANRDFVEVEVLGTTLKARPGDTTIEPGGHATLMVRPERVRVSTDAPAGDVATVRATVTDLTFQGPVVRLSLAAPDDSPIVAHVGPEQQLPLLRPGDQVHVCWAPEASLVLPAADIPTTEDLEEMLDDS, from the coding sequence ATCACCGCCGTCGACCAATCGTCGGGACACGACGGGGCGACCCGCCCCAAGGGTTCGCCCGTCATCGAGATCGACCACGTCACCAAACGCTTCGGCGATTACGTCGCCGTCGCCGACGCCGACTTCTCGATCGCGTCCGGGGAGTTCTTCTCGATGCTCGGCCCGTCCGGCTGCGGTAAGACCACCACGCTGCGCATGATCGCCGGGTTCGAGAGCCCGACCGACGGCGCCATCCGGCTCGAAGGGGCCGACGTGTCGCGGGTGCCGCCGCACAAGCGCAACGTCAACACCGTCTTCCAGCACTACGCGCTGTTCCCGCACATGTCGGTCTGGGACAACGTCGCCTACGGGCCGCGCAGCAAGAAACTCGACAAAACGGAGGTGAAAAAGCGCGTCGATGAGTTGCTCGAGATCGTGCGGCTCACCGATTTCGCCGAACGCCGGCCCGGCCAGCTCTCGGGTGGGCAGCAGCAGCGGGTCGCGCTGGCGCGGGCGCTGGTGAACTACCCGAGCGCGTTGCTGCTCGACGAACCCCTCGGCGCTCTGGACCTCAAACTGCGTCACGCGATGCAGTTCGAACTCAAGCGGATCCAGCGCGAGGTCGGGATCACGTTCATCTACGTGACCCACGACCAGGAGGAAGCGTTGACGATGAGTGACCGCATCGCGGTCATGAACGCCGGCAACGTGGACCAGATCGGCACGCCCACCGAGATCTACGACCGGCCGTCGACGGTCTTCGTCGCCAGCTTCATCGGGCAGGCGAATCTGTGGTCAGGGACGCAGACCGGCCGCGCCAACCGCGACTTCGTCGAGGTGGAGGTGTTGGGCACCACGCTCAAGGCCCGGCCCGGAGACACGACGATCGAGCCCGGCGGGCACGCCACGCTGATGGTGCGACCCGAACGGGTCCGGGTGTCGACCGACGCCCCGGCCGGCGATGTCGCCACCGTCCGCGCAACGGTCACCGACCTGACGTTCCAGGGGCCGGTGGTGCGCTTGTCGCTGGCGGCGCCGGACGACTCGCCCATCGTCGCCCACGTCGGACCCGAACAGCAGCTGCCGCTGCTGCGCCCGGGCGATCAGGTGCACGTGTGCTGGGCGCCTGAGGCGTCGCTGGTGCTGCCCGCCGCCGACATCCCGACGACCGAGGATCTCGAGGAGATGCTCGACGATTCGTAA
- a CDS encoding SDR family oxidoreductase, whose amino-acid sequence MSDNPVDFDFRLDGKAALVTGGAAGIGAAIAAAFARKGARVAVVDLDEQGAVDAAAALPTESRGFRCDVADPDSVRGAVDAVLAEFGRIDILVNSAGVALLAPAAELSVKAWDATIDVNLKGTFLMCQAVGTSMLESGGGVIVNMASQAASVALDQHVAYCASKSGVVGVTKVLASEWGPRGVRANTISPTVVLTDLGRKAWEGPHGDALKKQIPTGRFAYPDEIAAAAVYLASDASAMVNGADLLIDGGYTIR is encoded by the coding sequence ATGTCAGACAACCCAGTCGACTTCGACTTCCGTCTTGACGGCAAGGCCGCCCTGGTGACCGGCGGAGCCGCCGGCATCGGGGCGGCCATCGCCGCCGCCTTCGCGCGCAAGGGTGCCCGGGTCGCGGTCGTCGACCTCGATGAGCAGGGCGCGGTCGACGCGGCCGCGGCGCTGCCGACCGAGAGTCGCGGATTCCGTTGCGACGTAGCCGATCCCGATTCGGTGCGCGGCGCCGTCGACGCGGTGCTCGCAGAGTTCGGGCGGATCGACATTCTGGTCAACAGCGCCGGTGTCGCGCTGCTCGCCCCGGCCGCGGAGCTGTCGGTCAAGGCGTGGGACGCGACCATCGACGTCAATCTCAAGGGCACGTTCCTGATGTGCCAGGCGGTCGGGACGTCGATGCTCGAATCGGGCGGCGGGGTCATCGTCAACATGGCGTCGCAGGCGGCCAGCGTCGCGCTCGATCAGCACGTGGCCTACTGCGCGTCGAAATCCGGCGTCGTGGGGGTGACCAAGGTGCTGGCCTCCGAGTGGGGACCACGCGGCGTGCGGGCCAACACGATATCGCCGACGGTGGTGCTGACCGACCTGGGCCGCAAGGCGTGGGAAGGGCCGCACGGCGACGCGTTGAAGAAGCAGATCCCCACGGGCCGGTTCGCCTATCCGGACGAGATCGCCGCCGCCGCAGTGTATCTGGCCTCCGATGCGTCGGCGATGGTCAACGGCGCCGACCTGCTCATCGACGGCGGCTACACCATCAGGTAG
- a CDS encoding ABC transporter permease, translating to MAGVASSGRQRSRIAPYLMILPAMVYLAIFFVVPFFSLARTSLSSASGSIFLPTLTFSWDFSNYTEAFGKYQDQILRSFGYAITATVLCVLLSFPLAYVIAFKAGRFKNLILGLVILPFFVTFLIRTIAWKTILADDGWVVSALDSLGLLSDGRLLSTSWAVIGGLTYNWIIFMILPLYVSLEKIDPRLIEASKDLYSSNTRSFTKVILPLSMPGLLAGSLLVFIPAAGDFINAEYLGSTQTTMIGNVIQQQFLVVKDYPAAAALSMVLMAIILAGVLLYTRALGTEDLV from the coding sequence ATGGCAGGAGTTGCCAGCAGCGGCCGCCAGCGCAGCAGGATCGCCCCCTACCTGATGATCCTGCCCGCGATGGTGTATCTCGCGATCTTCTTCGTCGTGCCGTTCTTCTCTCTGGCGCGCACGTCGTTGTCGTCGGCGAGCGGGTCGATCTTTCTTCCGACGCTGACGTTCTCGTGGGACTTCAGTAACTACACCGAGGCGTTCGGCAAGTACCAGGACCAGATCCTGCGGTCGTTCGGTTACGCGATCACCGCGACGGTGCTGTGTGTGCTGCTGTCGTTTCCGCTGGCGTATGTGATCGCGTTCAAGGCGGGCCGGTTCAAGAATTTGATCCTCGGCTTGGTGATCCTGCCGTTCTTCGTCACGTTCCTGATCCGCACCATCGCGTGGAAAACCATTCTCGCCGACGACGGTTGGGTGGTCAGCGCGCTCGACTCGCTCGGGTTGCTCAGCGACGGGCGGCTGCTGTCGACGAGTTGGGCGGTGATCGGCGGGCTGACCTACAACTGGATCATCTTCATGATCCTGCCGCTGTATGTGAGCTTGGAGAAGATCGACCCGCGGTTGATCGAGGCGTCCAAGGACCTGTACTCGTCGAACACCCGCAGTTTCACCAAAGTGATTCTGCCGCTGTCGATGCCGGGTCTGCTGGCGGGCAGCCTGCTGGTGTTCATCCCGGCCGCGGGTGACTTCATCAACGCCGAGTATCTCGGCAGCACACAGACCACGATGATCGGCAACGTGATCCAACAGCAGTTCCTGGTGGTCAAGGACTACCCGGCCGCGGCGGCGTTGAGCATGGTGCTGATGGCGATCATTCTCGCCGGGGTGCTGCTCTACACCCGGGCGCTGGGCACGGAGGACCTCGTATGA
- the bphC gene encoding biphenyl-2,3-diol 1,2-dioxygenase, producing MGDLKSLGYVKVQATDIDRWRHFAFKVLGFAEGSGPESDALYLRMDERAARIIVVPGDVDKIVTVGWEVRDHAALTRVKAALDGAGIPVKDLSLAEADARRVEEVIAFDDPAGTSTEVFHGAVLDHSPVVTPFGARFVTGAQGLGHVVLPALDVPGLFQFYTEVLGFKSRGAFRVPTPPEFGPLRVRFLGLNERHHSLAICPAMTLRDPGLIHLMVEVDSLDAVGQALDRVNKDGFQLSSTLGRHTNDKMVSFYVRAPGDWDIEFGTDGIRVDETYYTAEEITADSYWGHEWVSDLPAAMRP from the coding sequence ATGGGCGACCTGAAAAGCCTCGGCTACGTCAAGGTCCAGGCCACCGACATCGACCGCTGGCGCCACTTCGCGTTCAAGGTGCTCGGCTTCGCCGAGGGCTCAGGCCCCGAGAGCGACGCACTGTACCTGCGCATGGACGAACGCGCGGCCCGCATCATCGTGGTCCCCGGCGATGTCGACAAGATCGTCACCGTCGGGTGGGAAGTCCGCGACCACGCGGCCCTGACACGGGTCAAGGCCGCCCTCGACGGTGCAGGAATACCGGTCAAGGACCTGTCCCTCGCCGAGGCCGACGCCCGCCGCGTCGAAGAGGTGATCGCGTTCGACGATCCCGCGGGCACCTCCACCGAGGTGTTCCACGGCGCGGTGCTCGACCACAGCCCGGTGGTGACGCCGTTTGGCGCCCGGTTCGTCACCGGCGCGCAGGGACTCGGCCACGTCGTGTTGCCGGCCCTCGACGTGCCCGGCCTGTTCCAGTTCTACACCGAGGTACTGGGTTTCAAGTCGCGCGGAGCGTTTCGGGTGCCGACGCCGCCGGAGTTCGGGCCGCTGCGCGTGCGGTTCCTGGGGCTCAACGAGCGCCACCACAGCCTGGCGATCTGTCCGGCGATGACGTTGCGCGACCCCGGCCTGATCCACCTGATGGTGGAGGTCGACAGCCTCGACGCGGTCGGGCAGGCGCTCGACCGGGTGAACAAGGACGGCTTCCAGCTGTCCTCCACGCTGGGCAGGCACACCAACGACAAGATGGTGTCGTTCTACGTGCGCGCGCCCGGCGACTGGGACATCGAGTTCGGCACCGACGGGATACGGGTCGACGAGACCTATTACACCGCAGAGGAAATCACCGCCGACAGCTACTGGGGCCATGAGTGGGTGTCCGACCTTCCGGCGGCGATGCGCCCGTGA
- the thpA gene encoding sugar ABC transporter xylitol/D-threitol-binding protein ThpA, with product MRLGTKMFAVASAAALGFGMTACGAGDTEANSDTTRIGVSVYDMSSFITAGKEGMEAYAKDNNIELVWNSANLDVSTQASQVDSYINQGVDAIIVVPVQADSLAPQVSAAKAKGIPLVPVNAALDSPDVAASVQPDDVAAGAQEMQMMADRLGGRGNIVVLQGPLGQSGELDRSKGIEQTLAKYPDIKVLAKDTANWKRDEAVNKMKNWISGFGPQIDGVVAQNDDMGLGALQALKESGRTGVPVVGIDGIEDGLNAVKSGEFIGTSLQNGTVELSAGLAVANALAKGEQVNTKPVYIMPAITKDNVDVAIQHVVTERQQFLDGLSDLTKKNLETGDIAYEGIPGQTQP from the coding sequence ATGAGACTGGGTACGAAGATGTTCGCGGTCGCCTCCGCGGCCGCACTGGGCTTCGGCATGACGGCATGCGGTGCCGGCGACACCGAGGCCAACAGCGACACCACCCGCATCGGCGTGTCGGTGTACGACATGAGCTCGTTCATCACCGCGGGCAAGGAGGGCATGGAGGCCTACGCGAAGGACAACAACATCGAATTGGTCTGGAACTCGGCCAATCTCGACGTGTCCACGCAGGCCAGCCAGGTCGACTCGTACATCAACCAGGGTGTCGACGCGATCATCGTGGTCCCGGTCCAGGCGGATTCGCTCGCGCCGCAGGTATCGGCCGCCAAGGCCAAGGGAATTCCGCTCGTTCCCGTCAACGCCGCGCTCGACAGCCCGGACGTGGCGGCCAGTGTCCAGCCCGACGACGTGGCCGCCGGTGCGCAGGAGATGCAGATGATGGCCGACCGCCTGGGCGGTCGCGGCAACATCGTCGTGCTGCAGGGTCCGCTCGGCCAGTCCGGTGAACTCGACCGCAGCAAGGGCATCGAGCAGACGCTGGCGAAGTACCCCGACATCAAGGTGCTGGCCAAGGACACCGCGAACTGGAAGCGCGACGAGGCCGTCAACAAGATGAAGAACTGGATCTCGGGCTTCGGACCGCAGATCGACGGGGTCGTCGCGCAGAACGACGACATGGGTCTCGGTGCGCTGCAGGCCCTCAAGGAGTCGGGCCGTACCGGTGTCCCGGTCGTCGGGATCGACGGCATCGAGGACGGTCTCAACGCCGTCAAGAGCGGTGAGTTCATCGGCACCTCGCTGCAGAACGGCACGGTCGAACTGTCGGCCGGTCTCGCCGTCGCCAACGCGCTCGCCAAGGGGGAGCAGGTCAACACCAAGCCGGTGTACATCATGCCCGCCATCACCAAGGACAACGTCGACGTCGCGATCCAGCACGTGGTGACCGAACGGCAGCAGTTCCTCGACGGCCTCAGCGATCTGACCAAGAAGAACCTCGAGACCGGCGACATCGCCTACGAGGGCATCCCCGGCCAGACGCAGCCCTGA
- a CDS encoding polyamine ABC transporter substrate-binding protein has product MSQLDPRLARFAANRTSRRRFLGGGAAAAAALALGPTILTACGSDSGTSGSTTEEGGPASGTLRISNWPLYMADGFIAGFQQASGITVDYKEDFNDNEEWFAKAKEPLSRKQDIGADLVVPTSFMATQIHNLGWVNDFSADGIPNKKNLRKDMLDAQMDPGRKWSAPYMTGMVGLAYNRAATGREITRIEDLWDPAFKGRVSLFTDFQDGLGMIMQSQGGDPSAPSTESVQKAVDLVREQNDKGQIRRFTGNDYADDLAAGNVVIAQAYSGDVVQLQADNPDLQFVVPDSGGTDFLDTMVIPYTSQNQKAAEAYIDYVYDKANYAKLVAFTQFVPVLADMTEELNKIDPNLASNALINPPQETLDRVKAWAPLQDEQKQQYATLYAAVTGG; this is encoded by the coding sequence ATGTCCCAGTTGGATCCCCGCCTCGCCCGCTTCGCCGCCAACCGCACCTCGCGCCGCCGCTTCCTCGGTGGTGGCGCGGCGGCCGCCGCCGCGCTGGCGCTCGGACCGACCATCCTGACCGCCTGCGGCTCCGACAGCGGCACCTCCGGCAGCACCACCGAGGAAGGTGGCCCCGCCAGCGGCACGCTGCGCATCTCGAACTGGCCGCTGTACATGGCCGACGGTTTCATCGCGGGATTCCAGCAGGCGTCCGGGATCACCGTCGACTACAAGGAAGACTTCAACGACAACGAGGAATGGTTCGCCAAGGCCAAGGAACCGCTGTCGCGTAAGCAGGACATCGGCGCCGACCTGGTGGTGCCCACCTCGTTCATGGCCACGCAGATCCATAACTTGGGCTGGGTCAACGACTTCAGCGCCGACGGCATCCCGAACAAGAAGAACCTGCGCAAGGACATGCTCGACGCGCAGATGGACCCGGGCCGCAAGTGGAGCGCGCCGTACATGACCGGCATGGTCGGGCTGGCCTACAACCGCGCCGCCACCGGCCGCGAGATCACCCGCATCGAGGACCTGTGGGATCCGGCGTTCAAGGGCCGGGTCAGCCTGTTCACCGATTTCCAGGACGGGCTCGGCATGATCATGCAGTCGCAGGGCGGTGATCCGTCGGCGCCGAGCACCGAGTCGGTGCAGAAGGCCGTGGACCTGGTTCGCGAGCAGAACGACAAGGGCCAGATCCGCCGGTTCACCGGCAACGACTACGCCGACGACCTGGCCGCCGGCAATGTCGTTATCGCCCAGGCATATTCGGGCGACGTCGTGCAGCTGCAGGCCGACAATCCCGACCTGCAGTTCGTGGTGCCCGACTCGGGCGGCACCGACTTCCTCGACACCATGGTCATCCCGTACACCAGCCAGAACCAGAAGGCGGCCGAGGCCTACATCGACTACGTCTACGACAAGGCCAATTACGCGAAGCTGGTCGCGTTCACCCAGTTCGTGCCCGTGCTGGCCGACATGACCGAGGAGCTCAACAAGATCGACCCGAACCTGGCAAGCAACGCGTTGATCAACCCGCCGCAGGAAACCCTGGACCGGGTGAAGGCGTGGGCGCCCCTGCAGGACGAGCAGAAGCAGCAGTACGCCACCCTGTACGCCGCAGTCACCGGCGGTTGA
- a CDS encoding EamA family transporter, whose amino-acid sequence MLGQARTGAVMAIAAMLCVQTGAAIAVTLIDRVGVEGAAWLRLVWAGVLMLVIVRPRPTAFTWATFRMCVVLGVVTAGITLLFMAALARIPLGTASAVEFLGPLAVAVTHGTGRGRLLWPGLAALGVLLLTEPWTGAVDPVGVLYALASGLCWALYILLTQRVGDQVAGINALAVSMPVAGLVATLTVGHLVLPRLTPEVLLIGIGLAILLPVVPFVLELIALRKLTTAAFGTLMALEPGFAMLIGLIVLTQVPGPTGVIGMCLVVAAGMGAARAGARTPPVVPAEVGT is encoded by the coding sequence ATGCTGGGTCAGGCGCGCACGGGTGCGGTGATGGCGATCGCCGCGATGCTGTGCGTGCAGACCGGCGCCGCGATCGCGGTCACCCTGATCGACCGGGTGGGAGTGGAGGGCGCGGCCTGGCTGCGGCTGGTCTGGGCCGGTGTGCTGATGCTCGTCATCGTCCGGCCCCGGCCAACGGCGTTCACCTGGGCCACTTTTCGGATGTGTGTCGTGCTCGGCGTGGTGACCGCCGGAATCACGCTGCTGTTCATGGCGGCGCTGGCCCGCATCCCGTTGGGCACGGCGAGCGCTGTCGAGTTCCTCGGCCCGTTGGCGGTGGCGGTGACTCACGGCACCGGTCGCGGCCGACTGCTGTGGCCGGGCCTCGCCGCGCTGGGCGTGCTGCTGCTCACCGAACCGTGGACCGGCGCGGTGGACCCCGTCGGCGTGTTGTACGCGCTGGCGTCGGGGCTGTGCTGGGCGCTCTACATCCTGCTGACGCAGCGGGTCGGCGACCAGGTGGCCGGCATCAACGCGCTCGCGGTGTCGATGCCCGTCGCGGGCCTGGTCGCGACCCTGACCGTCGGACATCTTGTGCTGCCGCGGCTGACCCCGGAGGTGCTGCTGATCGGCATCGGCCTGGCGATCCTGCTGCCGGTGGTGCCGTTCGTCCTCGAACTGATCGCCCTGCGGAAGTTGACCACCGCTGCGTTCGGCACGCTGATGGCGCTCGAACCCGGTTTCGCGATGCTGATCGGGCTGATCGTGCTGACCCAGGTGCCCGGACCGACCGGGGTGATCGGCATGTGCCTCGTCGTCGCCGCGGGAATGGGTGCTGCCCGCGCGGGCGCGCGCACCCCGCCGGTGGTGCCCGCCGAGGTGGGGACCTGA
- a CDS encoding acyl-CoA dehydrogenase family protein, with protein sequence MSERVLDRVMELADQFREQAEEAEKIGRLTDATVKSMKAAGSIRLLQPKKHGGYEVHPREFAETVMATAALDPAAGWINGVVGVHPYQLAYADPRVGDEVWADDIDTWMASPYAPQGVARPLDGGYIFNGRWQFSSGTDACAWIILGAMLGDADGKPLMPPQMLHMILPRPDYQIVEDSWNVVGLRGTGSKDVIVKDAFVPEYRTMDAMKVMDGTAQREAGMTEPLYLMPWSTMFPLGISAATIGIAEGALAAHLDYQCERVNSSGVAIKDDPYVMYAVGEAAADINAARQELLANADRIYDMVAAGKEVSFEDRAAGRRTQIRAVWRAVSAVDEIFARSGGNAARMDKPLQRYWRDVHVGQLHAIHVPGTVFHASALSSLGVDPQGPLRAMI encoded by the coding sequence ATGAGCGAGCGCGTACTCGACCGGGTGATGGAACTGGCCGACCAGTTCAGGGAGCAAGCAGAAGAGGCCGAGAAGATCGGACGGTTGACCGACGCCACGGTCAAGTCGATGAAGGCCGCAGGCTCGATCCGCCTGCTGCAGCCCAAGAAGCACGGCGGCTACGAGGTGCACCCGCGCGAGTTCGCCGAAACCGTGATGGCCACCGCGGCGCTGGATCCCGCGGCGGGCTGGATCAACGGCGTGGTCGGGGTGCACCCGTATCAGCTCGCCTACGCCGATCCGCGCGTCGGCGACGAAGTCTGGGCCGACGACATCGACACCTGGATGGCATCGCCGTACGCGCCGCAGGGCGTGGCCAGGCCGCTCGACGGCGGCTACATCTTCAACGGACGCTGGCAGTTCAGCTCCGGCACCGACGCATGCGCCTGGATCATCCTCGGCGCCATGCTCGGAGACGCCGACGGCAAACCGCTGATGCCCCCGCAGATGCTGCACATGATCCTGCCGCGACCCGACTACCAGATCGTCGAGGACTCCTGGAACGTGGTGGGCCTGCGCGGCACGGGCTCCAAGGATGTCATCGTCAAAGACGCCTTCGTGCCGGAGTACCGGACGATGGACGCGATGAAGGTGATGGACGGCACCGCGCAGCGCGAAGCCGGCATGACCGAACCGCTGTACCTGATGCCGTGGTCGACGATGTTCCCGCTCGGGATCTCGGCCGCCACGATCGGGATCGCCGAGGGCGCGTTGGCCGCGCACCTGGACTATCAGTGCGAGCGGGTGAACTCCAGCGGGGTCGCGATCAAGGACGACCCGTATGTCATGTACGCCGTCGGCGAGGCGGCCGCCGACATCAACGCCGCCCGCCAGGAACTGCTGGCCAACGCCGACCGCATCTACGACATGGTGGCCGCGGGCAAGGAGGTCAGCTTCGAGGACCGGGCCGCCGGGCGCCGCACCCAGATCCGGGCGGTGTGGCGCGCCGTGTCGGCCGTCGACGAGATCTTCGCCCGCTCGGGCGGCAACGCCGCGCGGATGGACAAACCGTTGCAGCGGTACTGGCGTGACGTGCACGTAGGCCAGCTGCACGCAATCCACGTGCCGGGCACGGTGTTTCACGCCTCGGCACTGAGCTCGCTGGGCGTGGATCCGCAGGGTCCGCTGCGAGCGATGATCTAG
- a CDS encoding PNPOx family protein — protein sequence MERGIFGSPLVGVVNKLVVGLIDAPVAGGFVRKAMIKIRYVGRRSGKTIETPVGYRRDGDDVVIGVVAPDKKVWWRNFLDEGGPITLLGLDGRDRSGHAVAHRDAQGRVEVRVTLG from the coding sequence ATGGAACGCGGAATCTTCGGCTCACCCCTCGTCGGGGTGGTCAACAAGCTCGTCGTCGGCCTGATCGACGCGCCCGTAGCCGGTGGGTTCGTCCGCAAGGCGATGATCAAGATCCGCTACGTCGGGCGACGTTCGGGCAAGACGATCGAGACCCCGGTCGGATACCGGCGCGACGGAGACGACGTCGTCATCGGCGTGGTGGCGCCCGACAAGAAGGTGTGGTGGCGCAACTTCCTCGACGAGGGCGGGCCCATCACGCTGCTCGGCCTCGACGGCCGTGACCGCAGCGGCCACGCCGTCGCCCACCGTGACGCGCAGGGCCGCGTCGAGGTGCGGGTGACCCTGGGCTAG
- a CDS encoding type II toxin-antitoxin system Rv0910 family toxin: MAAVDVSVSSDLSPQEAWALASDLGRFDEWLTIFGGWRSEVPAVIEVGTCVSSLIKVKGFRNTIHWHVTRYDEPKVIEMVGRGRPGIRIALTLCVREDKGGSTFQVVADLSGGLLNTRVGNLVAKVIESDVRKSVSNLAALR; encoded by the coding sequence ATGGCAGCAGTGGATGTTTCGGTGTCGTCGGATCTGAGCCCGCAGGAGGCGTGGGCGCTGGCGTCCGATCTGGGGCGCTTCGACGAGTGGCTGACGATCTTCGGCGGGTGGCGCAGCGAGGTGCCCGCCGTCATCGAGGTCGGCACCTGCGTGTCGTCGCTGATCAAGGTCAAGGGATTTCGGAACACGATCCACTGGCATGTCACCCGCTACGACGAGCCCAAGGTCATCGAGATGGTCGGCCGCGGCCGGCCCGGAATCCGCATCGCGCTGACGCTGTGTGTGCGCGAGGACAAGGGCGGTTCGACGTTCCAGGTGGTCGCCGACCTGTCCGGCGGCCTGTTGAACACCCGGGTGGGCAATCTCGTCGCCAAGGTCATCGAGTCCGACGTGCGCAAGTCGGTGTCGAACCTCGCCGCCTTGCGGTGA
- a CDS encoding ABC transporter permease has translation MTLQAMADVTSDAPAKKVKGSPRWGDVLLRIVAGLVLLYLFLPIFVIVLFSFNKPKGKFNYSWQGFTLDNWADPFKYPALTEALKLSINVAAVSTAVALVLGSLVAIALVRQRWRGQRAVDTFLILPLTAPEVVMGAALLVLFLDLGWATGYTTIVLAHIAFEVSFIAMTVRARVRGFDWTLEDASMDLGASPTRTFFRVTLPLIVPGIVAAGMLSFALSLDDFIITYFVSGSTVTYPLFVNAAVKAAVPPQINVLATAILVISLILLALGTLYRRKRIDT, from the coding sequence ATGACCCTTCAGGCGATGGCCGACGTCACCTCCGACGCGCCGGCCAAGAAAGTGAAGGGCTCGCCGAGGTGGGGCGACGTCCTGCTGCGCATTGTCGCGGGCCTGGTGCTGCTCTACCTGTTCCTGCCGATCTTCGTGATCGTGCTGTTCTCGTTCAACAAGCCCAAGGGCAAGTTCAACTACAGCTGGCAGGGCTTCACCCTCGACAACTGGGCCGACCCGTTCAAGTATCCGGCGCTGACCGAGGCGTTGAAGCTGAGCATCAACGTCGCGGCGGTGTCCACCGCGGTCGCGCTGGTGCTGGGCTCGCTGGTGGCCATAGCCCTTGTGCGGCAACGGTGGCGGGGCCAGCGAGCGGTCGACACCTTCCTCATCCTGCCGCTGACCGCGCCCGAGGTTGTGATGGGTGCCGCGCTGCTGGTGCTCTTCCTGGACCTGGGGTGGGCGACCGGCTACACCACGATCGTGTTGGCGCACATCGCCTTCGAGGTGAGCTTCATCGCGATGACGGTCCGCGCGCGGGTCCGCGGGTTCGACTGGACACTCGAGGATGCGTCGATGGATCTGGGCGCGAGCCCGACCCGCACGTTCTTCAGGGTGACGTTGCCGCTGATCGTGCCCGGCATCGTCGCAGCGGGCATGCTGTCGTTCGCGTTGTCCCTCGACGACTTCATCATCACGTACTTCGTGAGCGGGTCGACGGTCACTTACCCGCTGTTCGTCAACGCGGCGGTCAAGGCGGCGGTGCCGCCGCAGATCAACGTGCTCGCGACCGCGATCCTGGTGATCAGCCTGATCCTGTTGGCGCTCGGAACGCTGTACCGGCGCAAGCGGATCGACACCTAG